The following proteins come from a genomic window of Nicotiana tomentosiformis chromosome 12, ASM39032v3, whole genome shotgun sequence:
- the LOC104118318 gene encoding uncharacterized protein produces the protein MLGKFLEMQKQLYVNIPFTEVLTQMPAYAKFLKKILSSKRKLEEMKVVKLNAHYSAILQNKIPQNREDLGNFTIPYSLGRENFDKSLCDSDASINLMPLSMFKKLEGELGVIKFVLVYLQLEDQTTIIPEGIIEDILVRVNKFVFLVDFIVVDMEVNKKVPLILERPFLCTGRAILDIYEGQPKQHKLDKLVGDSLERCISKSSTTKDGDHEIIKETEALEDENHVVDEEEFEKEKIKTKLELKVLPTHLKYAFLEINNFPMIIAADLTGEQEHMIVKLLRKHKKAISWSIADIQGISPAICMHNILLEEGRNR, from the exons ATGCTTGGGAAATTCTTAGAGATGCAGAAACAGTTGTATGTGAACATCCCATTCACCGAGGTGCTCACCCAGATGCCTGCATATGCCAAATTCCTGAAGAAAATCCTATCAAGTAAAAGGAAGCTTGAGGAAATGAAGGTGGTCAAACTCAATGCACACTACAGTGCCATTCTACAAAACAAAATTCCTCAAAACCGTGAGGATCTTGGCAACTTCACTATACCCTACTCATTGGGGAGAGAAAATTTTGACAAGTCCTTGTGCGACTCAGATGCATCCATTAACTTGATGCCATTATCGATGTTCAAAAAATTGGAAGGAGAACTAGGCGTGATCAAATTTGTGCTGGTATATTTACAACTGGAAGATCAGACTACGATCATACCAGAGGGCATAATCGAGGACATTCTGGTGAGGGTGAACAAATTTGTCTTCCTGGTAGACTTCATTGTAGTAGACATGGAAGTGAATAAGAAGGTACCTCTAATCTTGGAGAGACCATTCCTTTGCACTGGTCGGGCTATTCTTGATATATATGAAGGTCAAC CTAAACAACACAAGTTAGACAAGCTGGTAGGTGATTCATTGGAAAGATGCATTAGCAAATCGAGTACAACAAAGGATGGAGACCATGAAATCATCAAGGAAACTGAAGCACTGGAAGATGAAAACCATGTGGTAGACGAAGAAGAATTTGAGAAAGAAAAGATAAAGACAAAGCTGGAATTGAAAGTACTCCCAACACATTTGAAATATGCTTTTTTGGAGATTAACAATTTTCCTATGATTATTGCTGCTGATTTGACAGGTGAACAGGAACACATGATAGTGAAGTTACTGCGGAAGCATAAAAAGGCAATCAGTTGGAGCATAGCCGATATTCAGGGAATCAGCCCCGCAATATGCATGCACAATATCCTGTTGGAAGAAGGGAGAAACCGGTAG